DNA from Daucus carota subsp. sativus chromosome 1, DH1 v3.0, whole genome shotgun sequence:
attaattatgttgTATATTCCAAGCAAGAGTTTATTATCTTCCAcctctattattatatttatgtacTACTGATTAAACGAGATTGATCGCCCCTTTGGTAGTTTCTACTGCCTCTACTCACACATTACAAGAGGTGCCTAACCTGCAGAATAGCTTTTAGGCCTTCCTTTGTTGATTGACAATGACAAACGCTTGCAAAACTAAGTAGGGCTTTTAAATTGAATCTTAAGTAGTTCATCAATTGTGCAAGGCCTACCATAGGGGGTTGGTTAGTTGATGTCGAAAGATCTCGCATTAGTTCCGAGCTCCCTTCGTCCAAAGAGGTTGTCTGATTGATCGGCTTTCGAGTAAGCGGTTTTGTTCTTCGCCTCATCATCTATTGTAGATTAGTAGTGCGTCTGGCCCACTCTACTATAATTGTGAAAAGGTTGGAACACTTGGCCAAAGAAGGGTCCCGGTGGTTTAAAAGATCTCGCAGGTACCCCAAGTTGGCTACGTTATGTTTGTGCTTCCGTTTTTAAGTTCTTGAACTCTGAAAGGAATGCTATGTAATAGTAGGAACTGCAAAACGAAGTATCTCAACCGAATCAATAGAAAAACAAATCATTTCTTAAACTACTATTATCTTCTTTTAATAtgtataaatgaaaaaaaagacCATTAACCTGATTTAGCTAATataaatacgtgcaaaaaaaaatatgagaagtTACATAACTATCTTGTATTTATCATGcaaaatcataattaattatGTGTGTACATATTTAAAGAAGGAAActtataatattaattgatatgtatgtgtgtgtgtgtgtgtgtgtttagggTCCTACTCTACTACAAACCAGTGATCAGAACAATTAGCcttcaattaaataaatacatatatacacattacCTTCTAATCATCACCATGATCATTGATTCCAGCCACCACCATTGATTCTTGCCACCACCAAACTTGTTGATTTACTACAAATAGCCAATAGGGGGCAATAATATGTTTATTTAAAAACACAACAAAAAGAGCATAGATTTGTTTAAAAGATTGTATAGATCTAAAGGTGGGGAAAAGAGTTGAAGGTCAGAAGAGAGGCTGCTGGAGAAGATGAACGGAAATGAAGAGAGAAAAAAGAATCCATGAGCAAATGGGTGAAATGGGCAGCAATATGTTTGAAGAGGTGGGACAACAATGGTGGAGATGGCGGTTGGCGTACAGCCGGGGTCGGGTGAGAGTGGCTGAGGTAAAGATGGTGGGTGGCTGGGTAGGAGTGAGTTTGTTTTATTTAGTGATTAATCGAAGTAATTTAGTGATTATTGGAACTCGTCTTGTTTTATTTAGTGATTAATTGAAGCAATTTAGTGATTGCGTTTACTGATTGGGGCTTATTTGTAGGTTTGTAGTTTAAGATGTTTTGTATTGGAGCAAATGCCTATATATGGGTCCCACTTCACTAGAAACCtccttgatataaaaattagaaactaaaatttaaaaaaaaaaatcatatcgaAAGCACATGTGGTATGCCAATTGATCGTTGGGAGATGAAAAAAGAGGGAaatcagatttcaaaaaaccCTCACCGATTACGGGAAAAATCAAGATTAGgagcccgtttggctgagcttatggcttatgacttaacgtgacttatctgataagctgacagcttaaaatgtctgtttgggtaatattgacttatgagttattaaaaatataataataaaaataaaagtgatttatgagtaacttatgacttatgggTAAATCTTATCAAagaaaaactttttaaaaattaagtcactgaaaaaagtacctcaaactaacttctggctttaagtcagCATCTGGcatatttctgactttaagccaGCTTCTGACTTgttacacaaacagacatttttcagcttaaatcTGGAAACAATTTTAAGTCCCAGCTTAAAGCTTGGACAAACACGCTCTGGATTTATCTAAGGGCTTAGATTAGTTTTGAgttttcgttttaatttttggtTATTTGATCATTTGTACACACACATGTATTTACCATGGTTATCACGAAGACGAGGCGTCGAGTGTTGGGGTGTTCCAATACAATTTGGGTTGCCTAGACATATATGGGTAATAATTGTATGTATAGATAATTATTATAGAAGGTATGAATTAGCCATAAAGTTAGATGAATAGGTAAGACGTGTATAACAAGTATGGTAAATCTTTGTGGCTGAGTTTATGGTGCTATATCTATAGTTATATTGTGTCGCTTGGAGTCGCTCCAAGTGGCTGCTTGATTATTATGAGGCTTTAGTATGTTAGTTGGATTGTATTATGAATAGTAGTTTTGATTAATACTTCAAGTTGGGACGTTGATTTCAGCGTTAtgcttttgttttatatttttgtgcGCAAGCTATTCATTAGAAGGTAATCTCATATTATACTCATAACACTGAGTTCCTTGAAGCTCAACTTGGTGCAACTATGCACCAGGATAATCATGATCATGATAACCTATCCAATCAATGATAGAATGATAGTATGGTGACAAAACATATAACTTGTACAAATCTTCCCATTTGAACTTATTAATCTATCAcgtttgattaaaattataaaattgacgtgttaagttatatttatattaattctagtaattatatgtataaaagACTTGTTGACTATTTGTGACTAGTCAGACGATTTATGGATTAGTCTTCTTGAAGGTACTCGGGTGTCGAGACTCGATTGGCTCCGTAATAACCACGGTTCTACCTATAATTTGTAGATGAAAATTTTCTTATAAACACCATATGGACCCACAACTAGAACCATACAAATATATTAGAGTGGAGATCCGCTGGGGCCTCCCTCACCACTATTTGGATATTAGATCTGGGGGACTGTGTTGATGGAAGAACCATTCTTTTATAAAGCTAGGGTCCatgtttttttccttttccCCTCATACTATTTGTATGTTTAGGCACCATCACAGTGAGTGTAGTTATAAACTGTAGTGAGCATGATAGTGCATCTATTGGTTATGTTTCCTGCCAGGTTCATAGTGCCATTTTAGTGCAGTTGTTTTCGACCAGTATAAATTATTTTCCACCCTTGTAAAATAGTTGATGTTTGTGCTTTTCTTGCAGTGTGGTTCTGGTAGGTCTGTTGCTCCAATCAAGGCTGGTTTTCAGGCTCGTGTTGGTCGTCGAAAGGCTGGAACCTAGGTCGTGCTTGTCACATCTATGCCCAATTTGTGTGTTCACTGAGTTGTGCTTGTCACATCTATGCCCTCTATGTATTAGTATGTTCCATCAAATTTTATTGACTACCTGTTCATAATGTTTGATGACATTACAGAAGTCTTGTGTATTTTGAGATATTTGAGTACTGAACTCTGTGATTAAGCAGTGTGATCATCTTCGAATCTCGTTTATTCAGTTTTACATGGGTTCACATAAATGCGCTTATTTACAAGAGGCTGACTTGTTTTTGATAAGAGAATTTTTGGGTGGGTATCCCCTAACAATCTAACATGTATGTTGTAATAGAAAATCCAATTTTGTTgggaaaaaatatcataaatcttTTGGTGTATGTACGTGTACTAGTTTATAATCAGTGTTTCATAATATAGtgttttatatgaaaaatgttAGGTATGTCAAAAaatatcttcttgattattctcatacttataataaaattttgggaTATGTAACATTATTCGTTATTACATGTGTGATTGTATTCTAGAAAGAAGACATATAGTCTTAATACTTCAATTTTCTTAGAAAATGATCTTTTAATACTTAAAGAATGATTCGCTAGATTgtaattatataatgaaatattaactgaatttaatatatgaaatatatatatatgccaataTTCTTAGTACACCGTTGTAATtcatcaaatttattataaattctattattgaatacatataaatatatttttgaaaccgATTCTACAAGAATGATTttgaatgattattattttgttatacaatcatgttgagatattgcataattttagatgatatttagaaaaaaaaattgtataactttgttttcggtttaataatcaaaatttataactacACTAGAAATTGCTGAATCAACTGCTCCTAttccataaaaaaatattatatatatataggcaagtcctcaaatacaaactccttacagtacaaatatacaaacaatcactaaatgtgTTGAACATAAGCACTAAATGTTTGAAtagaatcactaaatctaccaggcgggtctgatggagagataagggAAGGGAAGCCCTTATGGGGCGGCGTAGCCGCGTGGTGATGCAGCGCGGCCGGCAGCAGCCCCGACGCCAACACGGCTGCAGTGCCagaaacacgattgagggagaGAGACACGATTGAGGGTGAGCAGAAAAGCAGTGGTGATATCGTGTGCGTGTATAGCACTGCTCAGTGAAGACAAACAACCAGAGAGAGAGCTGCTGGcattggtggtggtggtgggtggttgagagagagagagagtgtgtgtggcGTTGGTGTGTGGCGCTAGTGGGCGGTGGTGTTGGTGATTCGAGGTGATTATGGTGGTGATGGTGatggatatatgtatgtatttgttaaattaaaaactgttaatcactaaatattattgtcataatcactggtttgtacgtttgtacagtaaggagtttgtactggagtaggaccctatatatatatacattatgtatatatttataacaatttgcTACGGGACTGCATATAAAAGGATATGCTATTATATATAAGATTCTATTCCAACATTATTAAATTGAAATAATACATATGATATGCAAATTACCAGATATGCAAATTAAAAGTTGTAAGATGAATAAAAATACGGTGAAAATAGATTTCGAAAAAGTTActgaatattttctaaaaacacatataaaattGTTTTGTAAGAACACTCATATAAAATGAGTAATTTGAATACATATAAAAGAATTAGGTATATAGGTGAgtagataaaaatgaaaataaaatacccTAGAAATTATTTGATATAGCATGTGACCGATAAATAAAAGGGCTTAACTCATAAATACCCaagtttaaatcattttttgcaaaattactttcattttttaaaacaaattgcaaaaatactatacttCAAAACATATTTGCAAAAacacggtggttgcatatgcaaccatatctgcaactctagcaaccatatatgcaaccacaaatgcaactttgaattttttttaaaaaaaaattacgtcAAGTTGAATTATAAGTTGCAATTGGCTGcaagtaaaaaaaatgaatgccCCTGCAGGGCTGATAACAATAACACAAAAACAACCACAAAAGCAAAATCAACAAGTATTGCaaccaaaaaatcaacaaaaagagACGAATTTGATGGGGGATGTGGGAGGGGAAGGAGAAAAAGGGGTTAGGGTCAGGGATTGAGTGGATATGGAGACTCGGTCAATTGAGTATATCACAACTCTCGTACATCTTCAGTCCTCTCTAACATTCGCTTCACCTCCAAGATCTCACAGGCCGAGATGGAGGTGGGCGATGTGATGACGAGAGATAAGGTAAGTGATCGTGGTGGAAACGGCCGCCCGACGGTGAATTTTTTGAATGAGAAAGACGAAAAGAGAGTTGGTTAACTGGGATGGGGAGGAGAGATGAAACACGTAAGGTTACAATTGTTTTTTGAAAAGCACGTAAATATGAAAAGATTCTGTAAGTACCGTATAATTGCAATTAACTATATGAAATGTGGTATATTGGTAAATACcctaaataaaacaattatattactttttgcATTTTAACTAAGAAAGTGTTCATGTATTATACcataaaattaagaaaattgtATTAGCGATGGTAATGTTAATTGAAGATACGGTATAACCTCATTTACAACCTCGTTTGTAACATTAATAATCCAAAAATCAACCAAATTAGTTGAGTTTTTTGATCgtaatttaaaaagtaaatttaaaaacttacattttttcaaatttatctaTATGTAATTTGAAATCGAGAATACGATATTTATGGAGAATATATTCGACTtgtgttttaataaattttccaTAATTAGAATTTTTAGAGTTTAAGCATAATGATTCAAAATCTAATGAATGTTGGTGAGATTTCAACTTCTTGAAATACACTGAACGAACCATAaattatcatcagattttaatagatttaaataatcttaattgaatattgTCAGATTTTTATGcacaatttaaaatcttgatgaaatattacagatgtatatgataatttaaaatttaaattaaatattccaaTATTCTAATATAGTTTTACAAATCAGTGAATACATtcaaatttcataaataaataaatatcttttaaaattttaattaaatgcaACTCTGTGTATATAAATGCTGACTTGGTTCAAGTAGGCCTGTCaatggatcgggttcggatcggatcaGCGTAAATCCATAttcatatccatttattttatcGGATTCAGATTCGGATTGGATCATGGCCGGATATTTTATAGGCCGATCCATATCCGGATCCATCAGGATCACGGAtcacggatcggatatccggatTCCAGATCCATttaattttttctgattttttattcagatttaaaagtatttttaaaaaaattatatcggTGATTCTTCAAGGAAGGGCAAGATGAAATGAGACACCATGATACATCATACAAGTAACTTGTTACatttttattcaataaaaacaatcacaaattAAGAGGAAAATACATAAAATGGTAGAATTTTCGAGATACCAATACTAGTTGCTATAACTCTATAGCTCATTCATACGagttaattaaatgattaatgaAACATAGTCACAATCCACGACTCACATAAATAGTATTCTGGGACTATTGTAACTAAAAATAACTActacaattaaatatatatatatatatatatatatatatatatagggtcctattccagtacaaactccttatgctacaaacgtacaaactggtgattatgacaataatatttagtgatcaGCCATTTTTAGTGTTACTAAACTctaacaaccccatctccacctccatcttcaccaactccacctccacctccttcAGCTCCGCTTCCGCTGTCACCTCCACCAtaaccacctccacctccatgatgcccgccccctccataaccaccacctccatgtccacctccattattttcTATCACCACCAAATCCACTCTCACCTCCACCGTGCCCTCCCGCCTCACCTCCGTCACCTCCAGCCTCACCTCTGTCGTCTGAAAACACAGCCACATCCTGGTGTCACTGTCACTAGCTTCTGTGCTGTACCCGTTGTTTTACCAATTTCTAAAGTgataatcactaatttataaagcacaaatcactaatttgcaAAGCGAAAATCACAAAAGTATATAGCAGGAGGCGTAAACAGCGGACTTGTGGAGACGTGATGGTGGGTGAATTCGCCTCTGCCTCTGCCACTACCATTGCACTACCACCGTTGACACCCCATCACCAACATCACCACTGCCAAAACGTAGTATCATCAAACACCAAAATCACCGCAACTTCAGCACtaaattatatctatatgtTTGTATCTATCTCAATGGGAACAAAATTCAGTTGTAGCAAACTATATTGATTTACATCGGGGCAGGTTGAGAGAAAGACGGAGGTAAGAGAAACGAGGAGAGAGAGAAAGTAGATCTgagtaaagaaagaaaaatggatTACTGTGtatgagttttgttatttttatatatggtttgtagtttgtattttaagattggtttgtatttgagcactcccctatatatatatatatatggttctattccagtacaaactccttatgctacaaacgtacaaactggtgattatgacaataatatttagtgatcaGCCGTTTTTAGTGTTACTAAACTctaacaaccccatctccacctccatcttcaccaactccacctccacctccttcAGCTCCGCTTCCGCTGTCACCTCCATCAtaaccacctccacctccatgctgcccgccccctccataaccaccacctccatgtccacctccattattttcTATCACCACCAAATCCACTCTCACCTCCACCGTGCCCTCCCGCCTCACCTCCGTCACCTCCAGCCTCACCTCTGTCGTCTGAAAACACAGCCACATCCTGGTGTCACTGTCACTAGCTTCTGTGCTGTACCCGTTGTTTTACCAATTTCTAAAGTgataatcactaatttatatagcacaaatcactaatttgcaAAGCGAAAATCACAAAAGTATATAGCAGGAGGCGTAAATAGCGGACTTGTGGAGACGTGATGGTGGGTGAATTCGCCTCTGCCTCTGCCTCTGCCACTACCATTGCACTACCACCGTTGACACCCCAACATCACCACTACCAAAACGTAGTATCATCAAACACCAAAATCACCGCAACTTCAGCACtaaattatatctatatgtTTGTATCTATCTCAATGGGAACAAAATTCAGTTGTAGCAAACTATATTGATTTACATCGGGGCAGGTTGAGAGAAAGACGGAGGTAAGAGAAACGAGGAGAGAGAGAAAGTAGATCTgagtaaagaaagaaaaatggatTACTGTGtatgagttttgttatttttatatatggtttgtagtttgtattttaagattggtttgtatttgagcactcccctatatatatatatttattaatattctacCGGATCGGGTCATTAACGGATCGGATCACcctaaatccatatccgctcCATTTATTATCGTATTTTTCTTATCGGATCAGATTTCGGATCGAATTTTTTTCCGATGAATCCATATCCGTTAAGAAGGTCCCGGATCGGATCGGAGCTCCGGTCCATTGACAGGCCCAGGTGCAAGCCTAGAAGGAAGATTTACGGAACGCGGTATTGATAATTAGGATTTAATAGGTGGAGACAttgacttttattttatttatggagagagaggagagattaAACTAGATGTGATACAGACCTGCTAGAAAGGATACTACTGGATTCAAGGAACAAAAACTTAGTCGGCGgttctccctctccctctccctctctccccctcgCCATCGCCCTCCCTCCTAGTTTAAATCATAGTATGTTTTTTGTGTGCCTGTGCTTATATGAATTCAAAGCCCCTGTGATCATATTTCATTTCAACTTAGGCGACGACAGTCTATCTTCAAGGTTTTGTAATTTGATTGTTCAAACGTAACAGAAACAAACAATCTCATTCTCAGATCAATTCTCCATCTCATCAATTATACTCTCCTTCCTTATCTTGCATACACTATTATTTTTGTTTGGGGTTGCACACAAAATCCCTTATTGTtgctaattttataatattgtttatGATCAAGGCACTAACAGCGGATCATATTGTAGTCTTGATAGTGTTTTTCTTGTGTGTCAGGTGATGCAATGGATTGCACATGCGGAGTAGCTCAACTTATCTCTTCAACAGCTTGTTGATAAACTAACCCAGCCTGGATATCTCATTAGTCTATCTCTTAAGGTCTCATTGCACCTTCCCCTCTAATTTCTTTTTTGTCTTTTCTCCCCCTCTCAGTTTAcgtttttcttttgtattttttattgcATTTGTTCGATAAATTAATATCAATACCTCACATAGAATTCTTTGATAGACTTGGTCAAAGAGAGAGCAAGTACAAGTTGAAAAGAACTCTTGACATTTTCTAATATTCTCCACATTTTCCTCTCTGTTCTTTCCACCTAGGGGTGAAAACGAGTCGAATAGGTATGAACAATAGTATGGTCGGATTCGGCTCGAATTTATAGTTATTCGTTCGAATTCGGTCCGGATtcgaactaaaattatataagtttgttcatattcgattcgagTTCGAATATCAATATTCGTATATGATCCGGCTCGGCTTGAACGGATGCTAAATttctcatttttatatattcgtATTCGAATCCGTAGAAGATAATTAAGAAATTATGAatacttaaataattatttactactccctccatcccattttaagtgtccactttgccaaaaaaaaattcccaaaatatgtgtcatactctttaacccatgCATTTTTTACTAGTTCCAATATGGTATTAATTACAACCAACTAGTTCCAATATGAAGAAAGGTCAAAAACATAGTAGAAGTGATGCTATaggtaattaatatttataaaaatcaagacaaataggtgtgtgaagataatggtaaaaacattacattaattgtttcttaagatgtgtgaaatttgcaaagtggacacttaaaatgggatggagggagtataactaaaatgaaatcatttgtagagtattatattaatataaatattatttatatgatatatatgagaaaagttctatggagactaaTTTTTGTGGAGGCTTTAGAGACTTAATCACAGCCATCCATTTCTTACCCATCCAAGGGCTTGCAGATATTTGTCCTGCACATTTtttttctctccctatcctgtcctccacttctaaatcggtgaacAAGAAGCAGAAATTCTAAATtctgcataacataaaataataattctataatattggtgttcaatcaccgaaatcctaacaaataaaaataataattgcatacaaaataaagatgtagttggacattgtTATGATGGGCACtaaactcattgtcattgtcctgcaacgaattgaatttgttgcaaaataacacttaaatatatcacaaatatgctagacaaattattaatattatattactagAAATGCGGGACAAAAATAGTGTGAGttataaagatagttttgaattaaaactgaaacaagaaatacaggacaagaatattaataatacattactagaaatgcaggacaagaataatgtaaattattaatattacattactagaaa
Protein-coding regions in this window:
- the LOC135147815 gene encoding uncharacterized protein LOC135147815, which gives rise to MWLCFQTTEVRLEVTEVRREGTVEVRVDLVVIENNGGGHGGGGYGGGGQHGGGGGYDGGDSGSGAEGGGGGVGEDGGGDGTTEVRLEVTEVRREGTVEVRVDLVVIENNGGGHGGGGYGGGGHHGGGGGYGGGDSGSGAEGGGGGVGEDGGGDGVVRV